The Paenibacillus sp. MBLB1832 genome has a window encoding:
- a CDS encoding toxic anion resistance protein, which yields MTTQLVQLKPTDVQKVEDEAKQLLQKVATTDTMELETLMDSIGRMGAKTMEQAGQSLAMLERPVNELMSGKRSEVQNNILKLRGEIDALSKSKQLGFFEKMMKKTPLKNYIYKYQSVKTNVNAIVQSLRNGKETLEENMAYMKTLKKNSLESVYNLQMRIAMGENLKQLFELEIAKPENEHRRTHLERGLRKVVTRLQSFQEMVILYQQAIAGTDIINDNNDKLIDAVDATIDKTQNLLTVSAMISMAIEDQVQTIEAVNSANSTLNKMFEDNSRLLKETTQRTNDLLGKPGLQMDSIERGMNDLFAALDLFEQSNRTIIQSATEHTQRLGTISQQMTQRLGLAPGAKTTAELKASELGGLLE from the coding sequence ATGACAACCCAATTGGTACAATTGAAGCCAACCGATGTACAGAAGGTCGAAGACGAAGCGAAGCAGCTGCTTCAAAAAGTTGCAACAACCGATACGATGGAATTAGAAACGTTAATGGATTCGATCGGGCGCATGGGTGCCAAAACGATGGAACAAGCTGGACAATCCTTGGCTATGCTTGAACGCCCCGTTAATGAACTTATGTCAGGCAAGCGTTCAGAGGTTCAGAATAACATTCTGAAGCTGCGCGGAGAGATTGATGCGTTAAGTAAAAGCAAACAGCTTGGTTTCTTTGAGAAAATGATGAAAAAGACACCGCTGAAAAACTATATTTACAAATATCAGTCGGTCAAAACGAACGTCAATGCGATTGTGCAATCCCTTCGAAATGGGAAGGAAACACTGGAAGAAAACATGGCGTACATGAAAACGCTGAAGAAGAATTCCCTGGAATCCGTTTATAATTTGCAAATGCGGATCGCGATGGGCGAGAACTTGAAGCAACTGTTCGAGCTTGAAATCGCGAAGCCCGAGAATGAGCATCGTCGTACCCATCTGGAGAGAGGACTGCGTAAAGTAGTCACACGCCTTCAATCGTTTCAAGAAATGGTGATTTTGTATCAGCAAGCCATTGCAGGAACTGACATCATTAACGATAACAACGACAAACTGATCGACGCTGTCGATGCGACTATCGATAAAACGCAGAATCTTCTGACGGTATCCGCGATGATCTCCATGGCAATTGAGGATCAAGTTCAAACGATAGAAGCTGTGAATTCTGCTAATTCAACGTTGAATAAAATGTTCGAGGATAACTCGCGGTTATTGAAAGAGACGACACAACGAACGAACGATCTGCTTGGGAAGCCAGGCTTGCAGATGGACTCCATCGAGCGAGGTATGAACGATCTATTTGCTGCTCTGGACTTGTTCGAACAATCCAATCGGACTATCATCCAATCGGCGACAGAGCACACGCAACGCTTAGGCACAATCAGCCAGCAGATGACCCAGAGACTTGGACTTGCACCAGGGGCGAAAACAACGGCTGAGCTGAAAGCCTCCGAATTAGGCGGTTTACTGGAATAA
- a CDS encoding malate:quinone oxidoreductase encodes MSNRHNSTDVILIGAGIMSATLGAMLKELVPEWKITVFEKLATAGEESSNEWNNAGTGHAALCELNYTDEKPDGTVDISKAIKINEQFQVSKQFWSYLVNSKQLNNPQDFIVPLPHMSMVQGKNNVAFLKRRFDALSSNPLFQGMEFSDDPEKLSEWIPLIMEGRSKNEQIAATRIESGTDVNFGALTRKLFDSLKTKQVDIKYKHSVDNITRTREGLWELKVRNLDSGELERHTAKFVFIGGGGGSLPLLQKSGIPEGRNIGGFPVSGLFMVCKNPEVIEQHHAKVYGKAPVGAPPMSVPHLDTRYIDNKKSLLFGPFAGFSPKFLKTGSMFDLIGSVKPNNVVTMLAAGAKNVSLTKYLIQQVMLSKEKRMEELRQFVPNAKSEDWDLVVAGQRVQVIKDTDAGKGTLQFGTEVVSDADGTIAALLGASPGASTAVSVMLELIKKCFPEHVKEWEPKIKEMIPSYGVSLVKQPELSRQIQQATSRTLGLDEAAALQTSHS; translated from the coding sequence ATGAGCAACAGACATAATAGCACAGACGTTATCTTAATTGGTGCCGGCATTATGAGTGCGACTTTGGGAGCCATGCTGAAAGAATTAGTACCTGAGTGGAAAATTACAGTATTTGAGAAGCTTGCAACCGCAGGAGAAGAAAGTTCAAATGAATGGAATAATGCAGGTACAGGGCATGCAGCACTGTGCGAGCTTAACTACACGGATGAAAAACCAGATGGAACCGTTGATATTAGTAAAGCAATCAAAATTAATGAGCAATTCCAGGTGTCCAAGCAGTTCTGGTCTTATCTGGTCAACAGCAAACAACTGAATAATCCACAGGATTTCATTGTACCGCTGCCACATATGAGTATGGTGCAAGGTAAAAATAATGTCGCGTTCCTCAAAAGACGCTTTGACGCGCTATCCAGTAATCCTTTGTTTCAAGGGATGGAGTTTTCCGACGATCCTGAGAAATTGAGCGAATGGATTCCGCTTATTATGGAAGGCCGTTCCAAGAATGAACAGATCGCAGCCACAAGAATCGAATCCGGTACGGATGTTAACTTTGGCGCTTTAACGCGCAAATTGTTTGATTCCTTGAAAACGAAGCAGGTCGATATTAAATATAAGCACAGTGTTGATAATATTACACGGACACGCGAAGGTTTGTGGGAATTGAAAGTACGCAATCTAGACAGTGGCGAGTTGGAACGTCACACGGCGAAGTTCGTCTTTATCGGTGGTGGTGGAGGTAGTCTGCCATTACTGCAAAAGTCTGGTATTCCTGAAGGAAGAAATATTGGCGGATTCCCAGTAAGCGGACTGTTTATGGTATGTAAAAACCCAGAAGTGATTGAGCAGCACCATGCGAAAGTATATGGCAAAGCCCCTGTCGGCGCACCGCCAATGTCGGTTCCACATCTAGATACGCGTTATATCGATAACAAAAAATCACTGCTTTTCGGACCGTTTGCGGGCTTCTCACCTAAGTTCTTAAAAACGGGTTCGATGTTTGATTTGATTGGATCCGTTAAGCCTAACAATGTGGTAACGATGCTCGCGGCAGGCGCCAAAAACGTTTCGTTGACCAAATACCTGATTCAGCAAGTCATGCTGTCGAAAGAGAAACGGATGGAAGAATTGCGCCAATTCGTCCCGAACGCCAAGAGCGAGGATTGGGATCTTGTGGTAGCTGGACAACGCGTCCAAGTTATTAAAGATACCGATGCCGGTAAAGGAACACTTCAATTCGGTACGGAAGTGGTCAGCGACGCGGATGGCACCATCGCAGCATTGCTCGGTGCTTCTCCTGGTGCGTCTACAGCCGTCTCCGTGATGCTGGAATTAATCAAAAAATGCTTCCCAGAACATGTGAAAGAATGGGAACCGAAAATAAAAGAAATGATTCCTTCGTACGGCGTTTCTCTTGTCAAACAACCGGAGTTAAGCCGCCAAATTCAACAAGCAACTTCACGTACGCTTGGTCTTGACGAAGCTGCAGCATTGCAAACTTCACACTCCTAG
- a CDS encoding sensor histidine kinase — MFASLDKFPFKTILIFLIAIIGLNITYYQHSKSLLVSHQKEKINIYTSTIASKIVNQSESEAVFDEMLARDLRSTSIAIKQSLDADFHNVTNEQLENLAKLLNLEGITLFERRGDDFVGVRSSDPKEINASSKTWGNVYLAHLQLTDRKPVDVGIGLTLENYWSGPISTASTDGSSIRKWGEYYDGTTNYIINPFVNVTDSLTHFRAKVGVDVSIQDMMRTQDENLLEIAVLNPEKLFQKGPLPNNRVSWYSDRVVENGSYTYRDESEESKIKEALETKSTIFYTVTVGGKSILKSVTPIDTSNLKYTRDKLPKIVVVATDYSLIEMALKQQLRDVVIFMIVVTLLAGFVIAVLFRITRRKNEGAVRRVQDVYLDNINSIVQSIKEQRHDIINHLTAISWMIKLQKYDSLNDYITPLIQDAKMMEYKIKAVEINIPALSGIIQAKLAQSEVHNIDMQVEFTNMANLQLTTIKTTDLVRIISNLIDNSFDATIELPMEKRRVSVEGAVRANQLFLQVENTCNPLSSDIQSRLFESGFSTKHGKKNKGLGLHIIKQLIERYRGTIDYSLLDDGIRFSIAIPLKQEK; from the coding sequence ATGTTTGCATCATTAGATAAATTCCCGTTCAAAACGATACTAATTTTTCTCATCGCCATAATCGGCCTGAATATTACCTACTATCAACATTCCAAATCGCTTCTGGTCTCCCATCAGAAAGAGAAAATTAACATTTATACGTCGACTATTGCTTCAAAAATTGTCAATCAGAGTGAAAGTGAAGCCGTCTTTGATGAGATGCTGGCGCGAGATTTGCGATCAACTTCTATCGCGATCAAGCAGTCATTGGATGCAGACTTTCACAATGTCACGAATGAGCAGCTAGAAAACTTGGCTAAATTGCTGAATTTGGAGGGCATCACCTTATTCGAACGACGAGGCGATGATTTCGTCGGTGTTCGTTCCTCCGATCCGAAGGAAATCAATGCAAGTTCCAAGACGTGGGGTAACGTATATTTGGCACATTTGCAACTCACGGATAGGAAGCCTGTCGATGTAGGAATTGGCTTGACACTTGAGAATTATTGGAGTGGTCCGATTAGTACAGCTTCAACTGACGGTTCCAGCATTCGAAAATGGGGAGAATATTATGATGGGACAACGAACTACATCATTAATCCATTTGTGAATGTGACGGACTCTTTGACTCATTTCCGAGCTAAAGTCGGTGTGGATGTGAGTATTCAAGATATGATGAGAACCCAAGATGAAAATCTGCTAGAGATCGCCGTGCTCAATCCGGAAAAGCTTTTCCAAAAGGGCCCCTTACCTAACAATAGGGTCTCTTGGTATTCGGATCGCGTAGTTGAGAATGGCTCTTATACTTACCGCGATGAGTCGGAAGAGTCCAAAATAAAAGAAGCGCTTGAAACAAAATCTACGATTTTCTACACGGTTACCGTGGGCGGGAAATCCATTCTAAAGAGTGTTACACCGATTGATACATCGAATTTGAAGTACACCCGAGATAAATTGCCTAAAATTGTCGTTGTGGCCACGGACTATAGTTTGATCGAAATGGCGCTGAAGCAGCAGCTTCGTGATGTTGTCATTTTTATGATTGTCGTCACCTTACTCGCTGGCTTCGTGATCGCAGTCCTATTTCGAATCACACGCAGGAAAAATGAAGGCGCCGTCAGAAGAGTTCAAGACGTGTATCTAGACAACATCAATTCGATTGTCCAATCGATCAAAGAACAACGCCATGATATTATTAATCATTTGACCGCGATCTCCTGGATGATCAAATTGCAAAAGTACGATAGTTTAAACGATTATATTACGCCATTGATTCAAGATGCTAAGATGATGGAATACAAAATTAAAGCGGTTGAGATCAATATCCCGGCGCTTAGCGGCATTATACAAGCGAAATTAGCGCAATCCGAAGTGCATAACATCGATATGCAAGTGGAATTTACGAATATGGCCAACTTGCAGTTAACGACAATTAAAACAACGGATCTCGTGCGGATCATCAGTAATTTAATCGATAATTCATTTGATGCGACGATCGAGCTGCCTATGGAGAAGCGAAGAGTGAGTGTTGAGGGAGCTGTCCGAGCAAATCAATTATTTTTACAAGTTGAAAATACGTGCAATCCGTTAAGTTCCGATATCCAATCCAGGTTATTTGAATCTGGCTTTTCAACGAAGCATGGTAAGAAAAATAAAGGATTAGGCCTTCATATTATTAAACAATTAATTGAACGCTACCGCGGCACAATCGACTATAGTTTGTTAGACGATGGGATTCGCTTCTCGATTGCCATCCCCCTTAAACAAGAAAAATGA
- a CDS encoding NCS2 family permease, with product MERLFKLKERGTSISTEIIAGVTTFLTMVYIVIVNPGILSTTGMDFHGVFMATVLASIIATLIMGLFANYPIVIAPGMGLNAYFAFTVVGGGGVDWQVALGAVFIEGILFIILSLTSFRYVLLDAIPASLKHAITAGIGLFITFIGLQNAKIIVASPATLLTLGDLRVPMTAVTLIGLIVSLILLAYKVRGYLFFGMLITAVIAWMMGLLTMPDAILAAPSGLSATAFKLNLSDIFTGSMYTVIFTFLLITLFDTTGTMLGVAEQAGLLQGNKFPRSRGALLADAVGTTTGALLGTSPTSAYIESSSGVAVGGRTGLTAVVVSVLLALTLLFSPIVAVLASIPAITAPTLIIVGFLMMNVLRKIEWHDLEEAFPAFLIVVLMPLTYSIATGIGIGFIVYPILKVVRGKRRDVHPIFYLFAVLFFVQIVFFTH from the coding sequence ATGGAGCGTTTGTTTAAATTGAAAGAACGAGGTACGAGCATTTCGACTGAAATTATCGCGGGAGTGACCACATTTCTGACGATGGTCTATATCGTTATTGTGAATCCAGGCATATTGAGTACAACAGGGATGGATTTTCACGGCGTGTTTATGGCAACGGTGCTGGCGAGCATAATAGCTACATTGATTATGGGTCTTTTTGCAAACTATCCGATCGTTATCGCGCCTGGCATGGGGCTAAACGCTTATTTTGCTTTTACAGTTGTTGGCGGCGGGGGAGTTGATTGGCAAGTAGCTTTAGGGGCTGTCTTCATTGAAGGAATCTTATTTATCATTCTGTCGTTGACATCGTTCCGCTACGTCTTGCTTGACGCTATTCCAGCCAGTTTGAAGCATGCCATCACGGCTGGTATTGGGCTTTTTATCACCTTCATCGGCCTGCAAAATGCGAAAATCATCGTCGCCTCTCCAGCAACCTTGCTGACGTTGGGAGATTTGAGAGTACCGATGACAGCTGTGACCTTAATCGGATTGATCGTTTCCCTCATTTTATTAGCTTATAAAGTTCGTGGCTATTTGTTTTTCGGCATGTTAATTACCGCAGTGATCGCTTGGATGATGGGTTTGCTGACGATGCCTGATGCTATCCTTGCAGCGCCTTCTGGGCTATCGGCAACAGCTTTTAAGCTTAATCTAAGCGATATCTTCACAGGGAGTATGTACACGGTCATTTTCACATTCTTATTGATTACCCTTTTCGACACGACAGGGACGATGTTAGGGGTAGCTGAGCAAGCTGGGTTGCTGCAAGGCAACAAATTTCCGCGTTCGCGCGGGGCATTATTAGCCGATGCAGTAGGGACAACAACAGGTGCACTGCTAGGGACAAGTCCAACGTCAGCCTATATTGAATCCAGCTCAGGTGTCGCTGTTGGAGGCAGAACGGGTTTGACAGCCGTGGTCGTTAGTGTGCTGCTTGCGCTAACTTTGTTATTTTCCCCAATTGTTGCCGTGCTTGCCAGCATTCCCGCGATAACAGCGCCGACGTTAATCATAGTTGGATTTCTCATGATGAATGTGCTTCGCAAAATTGAGTGGCATGACCTGGAGGAAGCGTTTCCCGCATTTCTCATTGTGGTCTTAATGCCACTTACCTATAGTATCGCAACGGGGATCGGGATTGGTTTTATCGTGTATCCGATTCTCAAAGTGGTTAGAGGCAAGCGTCGGGATGTGCATCCCATTTTCTATTTATTTGCGGTCTTATTTTTCGTTCAGATCGTGTTTTTCACTCATTAA
- a CDS encoding Lsa family ABC-F type ribosomal protection protein gives MSLINISNLTFAYDGSYDNIFEEVSFQIDTDWRLGFTGRNGRGKTTFMNLLLGKYEYSGTISSQVSFEYFPFPVEDKEVNTIDVIGDIVPEYVHWELMRELTWLRVAEDVLYRSFASLSNGEQTKVLLAALFLKENSFLLIDEPTNHLDMGARSLVSDYLKSKSGFILVSHDRSFLDNCVDHILSINRTDIEIQRGNFSTWWENKQRQDQYEFAENEKLKKDIKRLEEAAKRTSNWSHEVEKSKNGTRNSGSKVDKGYIGHKAAKMMKRSKSIEQRQQSAMDDKSKLLKNVESAESLKLTQLSYHKHQLVELDHVSIFYEEKQICSDVRFTIEQGDRIALSGQNGSGKSSIIKLICGEDITYTGTFRRGSQLRISYVSQDTSHLRGNLTDFARTHGINESLFKAILRKLDFARVQFEKDMGDFSGGQKKKVLIAKSLCEPAHLHIWDEPLNFIDVISRMQIEELLLEFGPTLLFVEHDREFCEQIATKWVEL, from the coding sequence ATGTCATTAATTAATATTTCGAACTTAACGTTTGCCTATGACGGCAGTTACGATAACATTTTCGAAGAGGTTAGCTTTCAGATTGATACGGATTGGAGGCTAGGATTCACGGGAAGGAATGGGCGTGGCAAGACGACTTTCATGAATCTGCTGCTTGGCAAGTATGAGTATAGCGGGACGATTTCATCGCAAGTCAGCTTTGAATATTTTCCTTTTCCTGTGGAGGATAAGGAAGTGAATACGATCGATGTGATCGGCGACATTGTCCCTGAGTACGTCCATTGGGAGCTTATGCGTGAGCTTACATGGCTGCGGGTTGCGGAGGATGTGCTATATCGCTCATTCGCTTCTTTGTCCAATGGGGAACAAACGAAAGTGTTGTTGGCCGCGTTATTCCTGAAAGAAAATAGCTTCTTGCTCATCGACGAGCCGACAAATCATCTCGATATGGGGGCAAGGTCGTTGGTCAGCGATTATTTGAAGAGTAAAAGCGGATTTATTCTAGTCTCACACGACAGGTCGTTCCTGGATAACTGTGTCGATCATATTCTTTCCATCAATCGAACGGATATCGAGATTCAACGAGGCAATTTCTCCACCTGGTGGGAAAATAAACAGCGGCAAGATCAGTATGAGTTTGCTGAGAACGAAAAGCTTAAAAAAGACATTAAACGCCTAGAGGAAGCGGCAAAACGAACGAGCAATTGGTCGCATGAAGTGGAGAAATCCAAGAACGGAACTCGTAACTCTGGCTCCAAGGTAGATAAGGGGTATATCGGACATAAAGCTGCCAAAATGATGAAACGCTCCAAATCGATCGAACAACGCCAACAGTCCGCCATGGATGACAAGTCGAAGCTTCTGAAAAATGTGGAAAGCGCCGAGAGTTTGAAGCTGACTCAGCTATCCTACCACAAGCACCAGCTTGTGGAACTCGATCATGTATCGATCTTTTATGAGGAGAAACAAATATGTTCGGATGTTCGTTTCACGATTGAGCAGGGGGATCGCATTGCGCTTTCTGGTCAAAATGGTTCGGGAAAATCCAGTATTATCAAACTGATTTGCGGGGAAGACATTACCTATACGGGAACGTTCCGACGGGGTAGTCAATTACGGATCTCCTATGTGTCTCAGGACACGTCCCATCTGCGTGGCAACTTAACCGACTTTGCTCGAACACATGGCATTAACGAAAGCTTGTTTAAAGCCATCTTACGTAAGCTGGATTTCGCGAGAGTACAATTCGAGAAAGACATGGGGGATTTCAGCGGTGGTCAAAAGAAGAAAGTATTGATTGCCAAAAGCTTGTGTGAACCTGCGCATCTTCATATTTGGGATGAACCGTTGAACTTTATTGACGTTATTTCACGTATGCAAATCGAAGAATTACTGCTTGAGTTTGGACCAACGCTCCTTTTCGTGGAGCATGACCGTGAATTCTGTGAGCAAATTGCAACGAAATGGGTTGAGTTGTAA
- a CDS encoding MOSC domain-containing protein, whose translation MHSIVGHITEINRYPIKSFAGERLSECQIEPYGMLGDRHGTFYDTTKSGWSRYVTARNIPKMLTYQASFQDGEIQVTSANGQTFGWNEALLSEIQSLTTTPITMSRLKEAHPEHPHLLSVDGASILLVTDASLRKLEAACQKDLDQRRFRGNFVVKVNDESVQEGDWIGKQLSIGEVIFQVDSYCERCVMITVDPTTLEKDPAVLRHVNESFDLHFGVYASVIQPGRIQLGDAVIVK comes from the coding sequence ATGCATTCAATCGTTGGTCATATTACAGAAATCAACCGTTATCCCATTAAATCTTTTGCTGGGGAACGCTTATCCGAATGTCAGATTGAACCTTATGGCATGTTAGGTGATCGTCATGGCACTTTCTATGATACGACGAAATCGGGATGGTCGCGGTATGTTACCGCTCGGAATATTCCGAAAATGTTAACCTATCAGGCTAGCTTTCAGGACGGCGAGATTCAAGTAACATCGGCCAACGGCCAAACATTCGGATGGAACGAAGCGTTGCTATCCGAAATACAAAGCCTAACAACTACGCCAATCACCATGTCACGGTTAAAGGAAGCTCATCCCGAGCATCCACATTTATTATCGGTTGATGGCGCCAGTATTCTACTTGTCACGGATGCAAGTTTGCGTAAGCTAGAGGCTGCATGCCAAAAAGATTTGGACCAGCGTAGATTTCGCGGTAATTTCGTTGTGAAGGTCAACGATGAATCCGTACAAGAAGGCGACTGGATTGGCAAGCAGCTTTCGATCGGAGAAGTCATCTTTCAAGTTGACAGTTATTGCGAACGTTGTGTCATGATTACAGTGGACCCTACGACGTTAGAGAAGGATCCAGCTGTATTGAGACATGTCAATGAGTCCTTTGATTTACACTTTGGTGTGTACGCATCTGTAATTCAACCAGGTCGCATTCAGCTTGGTGACGCCGTAATTGTTAAGTAA
- a CDS encoding CAP domain-containing protein, with amino-acid sequence MKRYMKWAATGALSLSLLVGANAAMAATATHTVSENDTMWLISKKYGVSLTELIKANPQIANPNMIWSGMHVTIPSKTAGTGTGSNTVTTPSQSTFASQVVTLVNQERAKAGLKALTVNSALTTMALDKAKDMYNNGYFDHTSPTYGSPFDMMNRYEISYSYAGENIAKGQQTPAAVMTAWMNSAGHRQNILSPNYTQIGVAYYNGEWVQEFIST; translated from the coding sequence ATGAAGCGTTACATGAAATGGGCAGCAACAGGTGCACTTAGTTTGAGTTTACTTGTCGGAGCTAACGCGGCAATGGCCGCGACTGCAACACATACAGTATCAGAGAATGATACGATGTGGTTAATTTCTAAGAAATATGGTGTAAGTCTGACGGAACTGATTAAAGCAAACCCGCAGATCGCCAACCCCAATATGATTTGGTCGGGTATGCACGTCACTATTCCGAGCAAAACGGCAGGGACAGGGACTGGATCCAACACAGTGACGACGCCTTCGCAATCTACGTTTGCCAGTCAAGTGGTGACGTTAGTGAATCAGGAGAGAGCGAAAGCTGGGCTCAAAGCGTTAACCGTTAATAGCGCCCTCACAACCATGGCGTTGGACAAGGCCAAAGATATGTACAACAATGGCTATTTCGATCACACGTCGCCGACGTATGGCTCCCCATTTGATATGATGAACCGTTACGAGATTAGCTATTCGTACGCAGGCGAGAACATTGCCAAGGGTCAACAAACGCCAGCAGCCGTCATGACGGCATGGATGAACAGTGCTGGCCATCGTCAAAACATTCTAAGTCCGAATTACACACAAATTGGTGTCGCTTATTATAATGGCGAGTGGGTCCAAGAGTTTATTAGTACGTAA